TATTTTTGACATCTCTCTAAAACTTATGTATCTATAACGCGTGAAAAAGTAGCCGAGTGGTCGGAGGGGTTTTGTTATTTCTCATCATTGATGTCTCATCATTGATGTCTTATCACTGATGTCTAATCATTAATCATTGATGCGGAATAGATCTGGTACGGGACAGCGAGTATATTTATGTGTACTGAACCTCTTGGAGGCTGGAGGCACGTAGTGGCTTTGAAAAGTCGTAAAAAAGGTGATTTTGCGCTGATGATGGCTGATGATGAGAGAGATTTACGCAAAGTATTATCCTGATGCCGAGCAAATTACGTTAGTGGCAGATAATTCGTGGCAGATAATTTAAATACTCATAACAAAACTCCAAACAGTTTTGACAAGAAGTTGAAAACAAGAAGTTGAAAACAAGAATAGATTCAGTGATAATTTCAGTATACTGAGGAGAAGGAGCGGGTCAATATGGGAGTTCTACCAGAAATTGATAGAAAGAGCCTTTGGAGCGCGATCGAGGAAATGGGTTCGATAGGCGTTACAGCTTCGAGGCGCGCGCGACTGGCTTTGGGACCGGAGGACTTGAAAGCCCGCCATTTATTGGTCCACTGGATGGAGGAATTGGGACTGGACATTCACATGGACGCCTACGCGAACCTTTGGGGCACGCGGCGCGGCCTGGATTTTTCGGCGGATTCGCCGGCCGTGTTCATGGGGTCCCATATCGACACGGTGGAAGACGCGGGGATGTTCGATGGCGTTATGGGGGTTCTTTCGGGATTGGCCGTTCTCCGCGCGCTGAATGAAGCCGGCGTCGAAACGAAGCGCCCTGTGGCCGTCATCTCCTTTACCGATGAAGAGGGAGGGCATTTTTCGGCGGGGGGCCTGGCGGGGAGTCGTTTGGCCGTGGGCGCACTCGACCTGGAGACCCTGAAATCTAAACGCAACCCCCAAGGAAAAAGCTGGGTGGAGGCTCTGGGTGAGAGCGGGTTCCTAGGGAAAGATCGGCTAGAACCTCACGCTTATCTGGAGTACCATATTGAGCAAGGTCCCGTGCTTTTCGACGAGCGGATCCAGATCGGAGTGGTGGAGGGCGTCGTCGGCCTCTCCTGGTTGCGGGTCACGTTCAAAGGCGAGGTGAACCACGCCGGGGCGTTCCCTATGAACCGGAGACGTGACGCAGGACTTGCCGCGGCTCGTGCTGTCGTCAAACTCAACCGGCTGGCCTTCGAACTCGGCCAGGGCACTGTAGTCACTTCAGGGCAGTTGAACCTGCGCCCAAACCTTCCCAACATCGTACCTGGCGAGGCCATCTTGACGGTGGATATCCGCCAGTTCGACTCCGACTTACTGGAGCGGGGCGTCACCAGGATCGAAGAAATCGTGAAAGAGGCGGGCAAGGTGGAAGGAGTATCCGTGAACGTCGAAAATCTCGCGTACACGCGCCGCGCGGCATTCACCGATGAAATGACGTTGCTAGTAGAGAACAAGGCCAAGGAACTGGGCTATAGTTCCAAACGGATGCCCAGCGGCGCCGGACATGACGCGCAGATCATCCACCACCTGTGTCCCAGCGCGATGATCTTCGTTCCTTCTCGAGATGGTAGAAGCCATTGTCCCGAGGAGTACACCTCCCCTGAGGACGTCGGCAACGGCGCGGAGGTGTTGCTGCGTTGTGTTCTGGACCTGGCGAACCGATAACCTTGATCATTCAAAAGTGTATATACACTATATCTATCTTATCAACATATCTATCTTATCAACCAAGAAATTTGTCAACGTCAAAAGCAGTCTCTGCCATTCATTTGTGATAATGTCCTCTTATTATAAATCGATGTTGGTATATTTCCATGGCGAGGTGAACCACGCCGGGGCGTTCCCTATTGAGCGTATTACCGAAGTATGGCAAATTTTCTTTCGGTCCTCTTCCTTTTCAGGCATTATTACGATAATATCTTGTGTGAATAAAATAGTATCTTGTGTGAATAAAATGGGAAAAAATGGAAAATAAATAAAATCAGAGGGGAAGGAGAGTATGCATAGCTTTACTAATGAGGATATAAGGTGTAATATGATGTTATGGATAAGATATATAGTTCAGGGCAAGCGGCAGAATTTCTTGGCATCAAAGTAAAAACTCTACAGAAGTGGGACAGGGAGGATAAATTAAAACCCACTTCACGAAGTAAAACAAATCGGCGGATTTATACTGAGAAGCAATTAAGAGATTTTCTGCGCTTGAAGTCGGAGGATTCTCGTGTCAGAGTCGTTGCGTATTGTCGGGTTTCTAGCCAAGCTCAGAAGCCCGACTTAAGAAAACAGCAAGCAGCTATTGAACAATATTGCGGCGAATTGAGGCTACAAGATGTCGAGTTTATTTGCGAAGTTGGTAGTGGTCTAAATTTTAAGCGACAAAAGTTTCTTAAACTGATGAAAGACATAGAAAAACAGCAAATCCGTCTGCTGATTATCGCTCACAAGGATAGGCTGGTACGTTTCGGTTTCGAGTGGTTTGAGCGTTTTATTAAAGATCATTTTTGTGAGCTAAAAATTTTGGACAGTAAAGAATTGAGTTCAGAGCAAGAAATGATCCAAGATTTAATGACGATAGTTCATTGTTTTAGCTCAAGGTTATATGGGTTACGAAACTACAAAAAATCCTTAAAAGAGGCATTGGAACATGATTATAGCTTACAAGACAGAAATAGATCCAGTGCCTGAGCAGATTGAGAAGATACACCGGACTACCGGCGTGTGTCGTTTTGTGTATAACCTATTTATAGCCACGAAATAGTAAAACTATAATTTAAGAGGATTACCAAAATTTAAGAGGAAACATGATAGCGACACCGGCTTTTACGTTTCTGATCACTACGTTCCTCGTAACAATGAACTCGTAACAATGAAAAGGATACAGAAGCGCGGCGGCATCGAATCAAGATATCCACCCTAGGCTGGGTAAAGCTGAAAGAGTATGGGTACATCGTATATGAATAAGCTATAATACATTAATGTTTCTACTGATAAGCTATTACAAAGCGCGACAGTGTGTTGCAGTGAAATTCTATACGGTGTATCGAGCGGCGTAGGTAACAGGCTTGCGCGTTTCAATAGCTTTCAATATCTTTTAATAGCTTTCAATAGCTTTTAATAGCTTTCAATAGCTTTCAATAGCTTTCAACAATTTTCAACAGCTTTCAACAGCTTTCAATAACTTTCAACAACAAGGAGGTGGACCAATGAAGGAGAAATTTACGATTGATTCTGGAGTTTGGGAGATGGTTCATATGCGTTCCAATAGCTGCTGATGTTGTAGCCAAAAACCAAGGCCGTGCAGTAGTTATTGCCCCGGTCACCGAACGTTTGCATGTAGAGACCGTATGTATCTACTGTGATGAAAATATTATTATAGATTGGGGCGATAACGGCGCTTGAGGAATATTTCCGCAAGCTTTGCGAGATTCAGCTTTTTCTTTGACTTCATACTCAAAGAAATACTATGCGAAACGTGTCTACTCGTTATAAGTAGGTATTAGTACGCTGAAAGAATCGGAGGGATTTATCTATCATGTCTTTTCTGGAAAAGCAGTTCAAGCTCCAAGAGAACCACACGACGGTAAAGACGGAGATTCTTGCGGGTGTCACGACGTTTGTGACAATGGGGTATATCATTTTTGTCAACCCGGACATTCTCTCCAAGGCAGGAATGCCATTTGGTCCCGTAATGGTCGCCACCTGCGTGTCCGCCGCCCTCGCCACGTTTTTAATGGCGTTTTTGGCTAATTACCCTCTTGCTCTGGCTTCTGGGATGGGGCTCAACGCTTTTTTCACTTTCAGCGTCGTCTTGAATCCCGACATGAACGTTGGTTGGGAGGGAGCTTTGGCCGCGGTATTTATCGAGGGTGTCATCTTTATCATCCTGACGCTCACCAAACTGCGCGAGACCATTGTCAACACCATCCCCAAGACCTTAAAGATAGGAATCGCCAGCGGGATCGGCCTGTTCATCACCTTCATTGGTCTGCAGGGCGCGGGTATCGTTGTCGGTAACCCCGCGACTTTGGTGGGGCTGGGTAGTATCAAAAACAGCTTTTCCATTGTCCTGGCCCTTGGTGGTTTGATCTTAATGGTGGTTCTCGAACATTTCAAAGTCAAAGGCTCCCTTCTAATCGGCATCGCGACTGTCACCGGCGTGGGAATAGCTCTGGGTAGAGTGCCTCTGCCAGAGGCCATTGTCGCGACTCCTCCGTCGCTTACCCCTATTTTCTGGCATTTAGATTTTTCTGGTCTAGGTGATCCCAATTTCTGGATTATCGTGTTTACCTTTTTCTTCGTCGATTTTTTTGATACGGTAGGGACATTGGTCGGCGTCTGCAACCGTAGCGGACTTCTGGACGAACAGGGACGATTGCCCCGCGCGAAGGACGCGCTAATGGCCGATGCTATCGGCACCGTCGCGGGGTCCATTTTGGGAACCTCTACCGTCACGACTTACGTCGAAAGCGCTAGTGGCGTTGCCCAAGGTGGACGCACGGGACTCACCGCGCTCGTCACGGGAATTTTGTTTTTGGTCGCTATTTTCTTCAGCCCCATCGTGGGCATCGTTCCCTCTTACGCGACGTCCCCCGCACTGATCATTGTAGGCATCTATATGATGATGGGGCTGCGTGACCTGAACTACGACGACTGGACGGAGTTGACGCCCGCGATGTTGGCCTTCTTCATGATGGCGTTGGCTTACAGCATCGCGATAGGGATCGAGTTCGGAATTGTTTCTTACGTTGTGATCAAGATCGTGAGCGGCAAGACAAAGGACGTGAATGTGGTTTTGATCGGCCTCGCGCTTTTGTTCGTCATCAAAGAACTTCTTGCCTAAGAAGCAATGCCAGACTGTTCGTTAGAAAATATAAGAGCGGGTCTCAGAGGCCCGCCTTTTTTACTTTCGGAGTATATCAAAACAAACTCAAAATACTACATCAGAATACTATAAACAGAAAGAAAACCACAAAAGAGGCTGCCCGAAGGCAGCCTCTTTTGTGATTGAAAGTACGAGTCGCTAACCCCGGAGGAGACTCAGAACCGATTGAGGCATCTGATTGGCCTGAGCCAGCATAGCGGTACCGGACTGAGACAGGATCTGGAGGCGCGTAAAGTTCAACATCTCCTTGGATATGTCCGCGTCCCGAATGCGGCTTTCCGCGTCCGTGAGGTTCGTGCTGGTGGTCGTCAGGTTGGTGACGGTGTGTTCCAGCGCGTTCTGAAAGGCCCCGATCTTCGCGCGTTGCGTCGAAACTTTGTTGATAGCGGCGTCCAGTATGGTGATGCCACGCGCCGCGGCGTCGCGATCCGTCACGATCACCCGTGTGACCCCAAGGGCGTCCGCCGACATGTTCCCGATATCCACAGCCACGTCTTCGCCTTCGTTAGCTCCGACTTGAAATATCGTGCTGTTGTCCACCAAGTGCAGAATCGTTTCGTAGGGTTGCGACTGCTTGATTAAAGAGAAGGCACGCGTCTGCTCGTTCCACTCGGCCCGGATGTTCGCCATCGGGTCGAACTCCACGTCCACGTTGGGATGGATAACCCCGACAAGCAGGTTGCTGGAGACCTTCACTCCGCTAGCGATGATGGTGCTATTGTGAGCGTCGTACACGGAGACGGTGAAGGAATTTTCTTTCGCTGTCTGTACTACATTGAGGGATAGGGCGTTGATGAGTTCCTCGTCGCCGGAGAAGGCGAGTTTGCCGCCATTGCCCGCCACCATGGATCGAATGACGAGAGTCCCCGCTACGGACTCCATCGTATTATCGTAGGTTTTGCCGTCCTCGACAAAGCTCACGAACTTCGACGCGCCCTTGGTCGCGTACCGTCCCTGACCTAAATCCGCGGAGATAGCGTCGTTCAGCTTCCTCTGCAACACGGCCAGGGTATCGGTGGAGTAAAGCGTAACGGTAGCGCTCTTGCCATCGCCCTGAGAAATGGTGATGGTCTGGTGGTTGGTTAGCAGAAAAACGCCTTGGGGGTTCCAAAACTTGTTGATGTCTCGCAGTTGGACATCCGCCTTTGCCGTCTGCCCAATATAGGCGGCCTCAAAGGTTGTCAGAGTGGTCTTCGTGCTAGAGGTGAAATTGCTGGTCGCCCCGAAGTTTTTCTCCAGGTTCAGAACGATATCGCCCTCGTATACCGTCCCGTTGTCCGTGTTGAGATAGAAGTTGCGGAAGTGCAGCTCCTTTCCCGCGACGGCGGCTTTGTTCACCGCGTAGTGGAGAGGGCGCTCCGATACCCTGTAGGTCGGGGGATTGGGTTGAATTCCCTTGTTGTTCAAGTCCATGTCCGCCCACTTATTGGGCCAGTCTGGGGTCTGTTGCCCTTCTATCCGGACAACTGTATCCGCGGCGGGGGCGATGGCGGATTTTGTCGCGGTGACGTTGAAGACCATCTTGTCGCCCACTGCGTAGTCGATCTTACCGCCGTTTCTCGTCGGATCGGACGTGAGGCTGTTCGCGTCGATGAAAATCGCGAAATCAAAGCCCAGCTTGCTGCTTGACGCCGGGGGAGCGGTTTCCCACTTGGTGGCCTCTTGGAGGGTTGGCGCCGCTCCGCTAGGCGCCTTGGCCGAGACGACGATATTTTCCTGAACGTGGTTCTCCACCGTGCCGTCTGCCTTCAGAATCGAGGACGTCAGGCGGAGCGTCACGGTCTTGCCCGTCATGTCCACCGCCGTAACCTCCGCCAGGACGCTGGCGTTGATATCCTGGGTGAGAACCGCGAAGATATCCTGCCCTTTACCTGTGCCAGGGCTCGAAGTTGATGGCGCGCTTGCCCGTTCGCCGGCTTGAATGCCTTGGCTGCTGTAATAACCCACCAGGCGGGTGTTGCTCGCGTCGCCTCCGTATGCCCCCACCGCTGCGTTCCAGATTGCGTTAGAGTCAGCGAAAGCGGTCTTCACGTCGCCGTCCGCCCGTATATTGTACGCACCAGCCGGGATGTTGTCCACGCGAGCGTTCTCCACTCCCACTTGGTTATTGACGCTTTTGTTCATGACAACGTTTTTGTGTTTGATCGTGAAAATATCGCTCTTTTGAGCTTCGGCCTGACCGGGATCCGCGTTGACCCTTATTTTGTAGTTACCCTCAAAGGCGGCCTTCTGTCCGAATTGATCAATCTGGCGCAGGGATCCTTTGACGTAGGCCTTCGTGGAAAGCTCACTAGAGGACCACAGAGCGGCGGCGCTGCCATCAAGCAGCCGCTTTTTGTTGAACTGCGTCGCGGTGGCTACACGGGTGAGTTCCCCTTTCAACTGGTCGATTTCCGATTGAATGTACTGGCGATCTTGCTGAGTCAGAGTATCGTTAGCCGCCTGAACCGCTAACTCCCTCATACGCTGGAGAATACTGTGATCTTCGCTCAATGCCCCTTCCGCCGTTTGCAACATCGAGATGCCGTCTTGGGCATTCCGAACCGCCATATTCAAGCCGTTGATCTGGGCGCGCATCTTCTCGGAAATGGCCAGCCCCGCCGCGTCGTCCGCCGCGGAGTTGATGCGCAAACCCGTAGAAAGCATCCTGACCGATTTTTGCAGAGCGGAATTTGTCTCATTGAGAGCGTTGAAAGCATAAAGCGCCGGTATGTTGTGATAAATCCTCATTATACGTTAACCTCCTTGTTACGAGACATCCTTATCCCGTTAACACAAAAAATCCTTTTGACCGTCCTGGTCTTCACTCACGCTTTTGTGTAGTACCTTTGCGTAGTCCCTTTGCATAGTTCCATCGTTATCATCACGGTTGGCGCCGAAACTGAAAATTTTCCCTCCCCCTCAACGTTGCTCGCCAACTGACTCACGCTCGATCTCATTCTGTTTTTCAGCCAGAGCCAAGGCTCTTTTATCATTATAGGAAAGAATTTATGGAAATATATGTGATAATTCATGAATAAAAACCGGTAAAAAGATCTATTTCAATTCAAGGCTGTTTTGATCGAGTTTTATGTAGAATCAATATATGTAGAAGCAATACACGAGAAGCCCCTCACTATTAAGATTGAGGGGCTTCTCGATCGAGTTTACGCAAAAATCAAGTTCACGCAAAAAGTTTATGCAAAAATAGATATGCTCGTTCCCGAATAGTAATTTGAGTTGCCGAAGCTGGACGGATTAGGGAGAGTGACTTTGATATTGACGTATTTGACCAAAAGTTTGCCGTTCTCATCGATCATCTGGTTAACTCTGGGTGTCTGTCTGTAAAATTCCGGGTCATCTTTCGTTATCATCGTCGGGATCGCTTGGGGGCATGCATTATTCGGATCTTGGCCTGGGGCGGCCCGCAAAACCATTTTGGTGGTTGGTTCCATTCCGGCAATCCGCACGTTGACAGATACGCTGAGCAGATAACCGTTTTGTGCACGAGAGTTCATGAGCGCTCCCCACAGACCTTCATCTTCAGTCGATCCCGTTTCCTGCGTTATATCGTACTTCTTAAGTTCTTCTTCTGACATTTGCGATGTTTGCGACATGAACTCAGACTCGCTTATGGAACCGGACGAAATTGTATGCCCAACGGGATCTCTAGCGAATGACTCCAAAAGACGTTGTGTTCCCGAAGAAAGCGAGCCCACCATCTTCGCGAAAGTATTGTTGTTAGCCTCCTCCGAATATGTGCCCTGCGGATTCGCCGCTCCGTTCCGATTGACAAACGAGGCAAGTTTCCCCTGCTGTTCCTGTAGTCTCGATAGATCGTTCTCCAAAGCGGCCGTACTCGCCTCGGCCGCTTTGGAGTCCATCACGCTTCTTCCTTCGTTTTTCAATATGTCGCCGACCGTCGGGACATTCGGGTCGCCCGTGATCTCCCACTTATCCGGCGCCCCAACAACGCCAGGATCAGCAAGATTTACTTCGGCAACATCCCACCGTTCACCGTTGGCAACGCGTTTGGCGGCTCTCGCAAGCATTTTATAAGATGACGTGTCTTCATACGAGCGTTCAGGAAACAGAACATTTCCATGTACGAATTTCTCTGTTTGGATATCCAGCTCATACTGCAACTTGCCTAACTCCGTCTGCAGGGCGATACGGTCTTGGGCGCTCAATGTCTCGCTCTGCGCCGATTCGGTAATTTCTTTCATTCGCGTGAGAAGTTCCTCCGCTATCGTGATGTGTTTGTCGATCGACTTCAATTTCGGATCGGCCCCCACGCCTCTTAACTTTTCTTGCCAGGATACCGCGTCATCACCGGAAACGTTCTCGCCGCCAGCAGGAAGACTTTTCTGAAAACTATCCGACGCGCGCTTAAGCGCCCCGCTCAAGCGATCAGTAAGAGAAGTCCCGCCCCCTCCGAGGCCACCCATTGGCAACCATTGCGATGCTCCTAAACCCACTTGATTTATCATCAAGATCACCCCTCCTTGGTTTTTTTAAAAGTCTCGTTACACTTTGTTCCGCAACGAGACTTTCAAAACTCACTGTACAGTATAAGAATTAATGTAGTGACCCATATAACCATCAAATATATCTGAATTATAGTACCCATTAACTGGCGACAGGAAATCCTTCAATTTTCCAGTATCTAAATCGTAGACAAATCCCGACTTCCAAAAAAGATCCTCGTTATAGAAGGTATCAGCAAACAAATCAGACTGACCACCCATAGATAACATATTACTAAAACTAAAGTGAACCGGCAAAAGCCATATAGCATTAGAAGCAGAACTACTTTCATGCAACTCATTCTCCATGCTGCTACTATAGCTTATAAATAGAGCCCGATGTATCGCCCCTGATGTTACATTAAAACGCGTAGATTTTTGTGGTTGTGGTATTGTTACTTGACGACTAAATGAGAGACTAATTGATGAAATTTTTAGGTCTGAATTAACCCACAACGTATTGGCTGTTGTCATATAAGCGATTCTGTTGTTGCTACTATTGCGTCCTAAAACCTGACCAATCGTTCCGGAAGAATTGAAGGTATTCACCAGTATCGAGTAATTATAGTTCAAATTGCTATAATACAAATTTCCCTCCGAAAGGACTCTAATGTAATAAGTACCCGGTGAAACCATTATCGGAACATTTGCGTTTGGTTCTATTGCCCCTTGATAAACAAGGTTTTCATTGTAAACATAGCCATAAACCAGAGGAATAACACCATAGACGTCTTGCATAATCATCGTCAGAACCGCTCGATTGGCAGATGTCGGTACGGTAAATTTAATAAAGTCTTCATCACGAAGAGTGGCTATTTCACCACTTATTCCTACTGTATTTGGCACCACAATCCTCGCGTTTTCGGGAAAATCATTAACTTCCGAGATTTCCGGATTGGGGTCAAAACTATTATAAAGAGTATATAGTTCAGTGGAACTTCCAGAATACGAGTACACAACAATAAAATATATCTCACCAGTTTCCGCTAGAAAGGATATATGCTCATCGGAACCCCCGACGCGTTGACTGGCTTTGAAAGACAGCACATTTCCAGCGTATAACTTATACACATACAAGTCATAATCCACATTAATCTGGGGAACTCGCAGGTGCATCGTGAATTGTCCAGCACTAGGAGCCTGAGTATAAAACCAAGATTGATGTCCTGTGTAGTCTAATGTGTCCGAAAAATTCATATTGGGCGGTATCATTGGAGCAGTGTTAGGCGAATCATTACCCGTGACCGAGGACATAGTACTCAACCCTGAGGACGAACTTTCACCTAAGGATAAGCTCTGACCGCTAGGTACAAACAGTCCATAAGGTGGTGATATCGGAGACAGCAAAATATTTTTTTTGCTCAAGTTATATATTGATTGATCCTTTGAAGCGACCGTCAGCGTCTCTGTCGGGAAATGGAGTGGTAGAGATTCATCCGACACTTCCATAATTGATCCAGCATAATTATTCCCCAAAAAGCCTACCCCCCCCCCCCCATATCTTCGTCATTCGCATGAACAGCAGAGCAAAAGAAAAACACACTTACAACCACCAACAACACATTACGCCTCATTACTCTACACCTCCAAATTTTCTACAGCTCTAAATCTTCATTGAATTCATTTTAATTTTAAAATTACTTTTGTCAATCCATGCTGAGCAGATTTACTATTCAGTCAAGTCGATCAATTCACGAGTTAAAGGCCTATACTAAATCGACGTTTCCGGGAATAATTCATTTCGCGTCTATTTCGCATCTATTTCACATCTATCTGAAACATTTATAATAAAAGTTTTAACTTACCAAATTCCTCTTTATGGAGATTCTGATGACATCCGCCAGGCTATTAGCTCCAAGTTTCGCATAGACCGTGTTCAGCAGCATCTTCACCGTTGTGATCGACAAATCGCGATTTGCCGCGATTTCCGAACGAGAAAGCCCTTCGTACAAGTCTTGAAGAACTTCCATTTCTCGCGTCGACAAACGCACGTCATCTCCTATGTTGTTTGCTTTTTTATACTCCGATATGACGAGAAGCAACTGCTTCGCGTAAGTGGCTGATTTCCTGTTGATCAGTTCGAGCCACTGGATGGGGATGCCGCAGTCTTTCTCCCGCATCGCCGCTCGGGTTAACGTGCGCATGTCGTTGCCCATTTCGATGAACGGCATCGTCAAATTGTTCGATAACGCGAGGTCATAAGCTTCTCGCAACGCGACCCTCGACTCGTCTCGATTTTTAATGTGATATTGACACGCCGCCGTGAGCAGTTTTATTTCTAGTTTTCCAAACAACACCTCACCAAAAACCGGTTTGCTTTCAATAAAGGATAGCAGCTCGTGGTATCGCTTGTCCGAGTAATAAAATTTCGCTTTGACAAAGTTTCCAAAATCCTCCTTGAATGTTCCTATGGAACCTTTTCCGAAGTCGTCGCTCAGTATCCAATGGACGACCAGATTGGGTTGATTGAGAACGAAATGGTACCAGCTTGATACGATGTCGTAGGTGATGAAACGGGTGGGATATTCTTTCATTTCCAACTGCGCGCTCAAGTTTTTAAATATCCTCTGGACCCCCTTGAAATCCCCCTGCGCGACAGCGATGCGCAAAAGATAAAACAGAGCCCGATTTCTGACTTCGTATTGATTTTTTTCCTCCGCTTTATATAACGCCTGCCTGAGGAATTTCATGGAATTTTTCAAGTCACCCTTGTAAAATTGCAGCTCACCTCTGGCCAGATCATCCAATCCGAACATACACCCGCCCATCATATGGCTCATATGCGGTATCGAGCGCGTCAAAGCGTCGATATATTCCTCCATCGCGCCGCTTCTCGTTGTTCCGACTTTAGAAACTAAAGCGCTCAGGGATACGCTGGTAATGGAACCAGATTCTAAATAAGGGCTGGAAGGGTTGGACTGATAATAATAAGTTGACTTCTCCAGCGGCTCCTCGAAATCGTAACGATCCGTGTGAGGCGCCATAAGATAGCGCGCGATAGCCAGAGCCATATAAGTGCCGCAAAGGACCCGGTTGTTGAAATCAGAGCAGGGCAGAGCCGAATATTTTTCGATGCGTTTCTCGATGTCCGCCAAGGCTTCTGCATAACGGTTCAGACTCATGAGCAGGTTCGGATACTCGCGATGGTACAAAGCGATGTCTTCCAGCGCGGAGGCCGGCGCTTTGTTATAGACGTCGAGAATAAACTTCGCTTGGTCGTAAGGGAACCGTATCGGCAGATGGTACACTAACTCGACGATCGCCTTGTATTCGCCAGCCTTGTCGTAGTAGGACACGGCATCCATTTTATACTCGTTCTCGTCGCACCAGCGAGCCGCTTTTAAGTAGATGTCTTTCTTTTCCTCCGCCGTCAGAAAATCCTGTTTTTGCCGCAGGTAGTCGAGAAAGAGGCGG
This genomic interval from Synergistaceae bacterium contains the following:
- a CDS encoding IS607 family transposase; this translates as MDKIYSSGQAAEFLGIKVKTLQKWDREDKLKPTSRSKTNRRIYTEKQLRDFLRLKSEDSRVRVVAYCRVSSQAQKPDLRKQQAAIEQYCGELRLQDVEFICEVGSGLNFKRQKFLKLMKDIEKQQIRLLIIAHKDRLVRFGFEWFERFIKDHFCELKILDSKELSSEQEMIQDLMTIVHCFSSRLYGLRNYKKSLKEALEHDYSLQDRNRSSA
- a CDS encoding NCS2 family permease encodes the protein MSFLEKQFKLQENHTTVKTEILAGVTTFVTMGYIIFVNPDILSKAGMPFGPVMVATCVSAALATFLMAFLANYPLALASGMGLNAFFTFSVVLNPDMNVGWEGALAAVFIEGVIFIILTLTKLRETIVNTIPKTLKIGIASGIGLFITFIGLQGAGIVVGNPATLVGLGSIKNSFSIVLALGGLILMVVLEHFKVKGSLLIGIATVTGVGIALGRVPLPEAIVATPPSLTPIFWHLDFSGLGDPNFWIIVFTFFFVDFFDTVGTLVGVCNRSGLLDEQGRLPRAKDALMADAIGTVAGSILGTSTVTTYVESASGVAQGGRTGLTALVTGILFLVAIFFSPIVGIVPSYATSPALIIVGIYMMMGLRDLNYDDWTELTPAMLAFFMMALAYSIAIGIEFGIVSYVVIKIVSGKTKDVNVVLIGLALLFVIKELLA
- a CDS encoding M20 family metallo-hydrolase; amino-acid sequence: MGVLPEIDRKSLWSAIEEMGSIGVTASRRARLALGPEDLKARHLLVHWMEELGLDIHMDAYANLWGTRRGLDFSADSPAVFMGSHIDTVEDAGMFDGVMGVLSGLAVLRALNEAGVETKRPVAVISFTDEEGGHFSAGGLAGSRLAVGALDLETLKSKRNPQGKSWVEALGESGFLGKDRLEPHAYLEYHIEQGPVLFDERIQIGVVEGVVGLSWLRVTFKGEVNHAGAFPMNRRRDAGLAAARAVVKLNRLAFELGQGTVVTSGQLNLRPNLPNIVPGEAILTVDIRQFDSDLLERGVTRIEEIVKEAGKVEGVSVNVENLAYTRRAAFTDEMTLLVENKAKELGYSSKRMPSGAGHDAQIIHHLCPSAMIFVPSRDGRSHCPEEYTSPEDVGNGAEVLLRCVLDLANR
- a CDS encoding helix-turn-helix domain-containing protein, translating into MIIAYKTEIDPVPEQIEKIHRTTGVCRFVYNLFIATK
- a CDS encoding LuxR C-terminal-related transcriptional regulator, translated to MSDHIFRRELAILTENRTLLERPRIKGIFAEALQKSLIIVSAGTGYGKTWAVYSFLQNYDADTLWLQLSERDNLGARFWEHFTNTILLRDKNLAERLSMLGFPETRDQFEKYLSTIEDNLLFKEKRVIVFDDFHLIEENSVLRFVERSINSPFPNVAMILISQTDPNINMVRLLSQGMVFHVNEDDLRLTEGEIAGYFRLMGIPLSPQSIAGIYSDTAGWMLAVNLISLSLKKSPDQVQDARIAMKLNIFKMIENEVFLVSSERMRRFLIQLSLIEHLSRDLVSILAGGDKTLIEELKKITSFVRIDTFSHVYLIHRLFLDYLRQKQDFLTAEEKKDIYLKAARWCDENEYKMDAVSYYDKAGEYKAIVELVYHLPIRFPYDQAKFILDVYNKAPASALEDIALYHREYPNLLMSLNRYAEALADIEKRIEKYSALPCSDFNNRVLCGTYMALAIARYLMAPHTDRYDFEEPLEKSTYYYQSNPSSPYLESGSITSVSLSALVSKVGTTRSGAMEEYIDALTRSIPHMSHMMGGCMFGLDDLARGELQFYKGDLKNSMKFLRQALYKAEEKNQYEVRNRALFYLLRIAVAQGDFKGVQRIFKNLSAQLEMKEYPTRFITYDIVSSWYHFVLNQPNLVVHWILSDDFGKGSIGTFKEDFGNFVKAKFYYSDKRYHELLSFIESKPVFGEVLFGKLEIKLLTAACQYHIKNRDESRVALREAYDLALSNNLTMPFIEMGNDMRTLTRAAMREKDCGIPIQWLELINRKSATYAKQLLLVISEYKKANNIGDDVRLSTREMEVLQDLYEGLSRSEIAANRDLSITTVKMLLNTVYAKLGANSLADVIRISIKRNLVS
- a CDS encoding flagellin, whose amino-acid sequence is MRIYHNIPALYAFNALNETNSALQKSVRMLSTGLRINSAADDAAGLAISEKMRAQINGLNMAVRNAQDGISMLQTAEGALSEDHSILQRMRELAVQAANDTLTQQDRQYIQSEIDQLKGELTRVATATQFNKKRLLDGSAAALWSSSELSTKAYVKGSLRQIDQFGQKAAFEGNYKIRVNADPGQAEAQKSDIFTIKHKNVVMNKSVNNQVGVENARVDNIPAGAYNIRADGDVKTAFADSNAIWNAAVGAYGGDASNTRLVGYYSSQGIQAGERASAPSTSSPGTGKGQDIFAVLTQDINASVLAEVTAVDMTGKTVTLRLTSSILKADGTVENHVQENIVVSAKAPSGAAPTLQEATKWETAPPASSSKLGFDFAIFIDANSLTSDPTRNGGKIDYAVGDKMVFNVTATKSAIAPAADTVVRIEGQQTPDWPNKWADMDLNNKGIQPNPPTYRVSERPLHYAVNKAAVAGKELHFRNFYLNTDNGTVYEGDIVLNLEKNFGATSNFTSSTKTTLTTFEAAYIGQTAKADVQLRDINKFWNPQGVFLLTNHQTITISQGDGKSATVTLYSTDTLAVLQRKLNDAISADLGQGRYATKGASKFVSFVEDGKTYDNTMESVAGTLVIRSMVAGNGGKLAFSGDEELINALSLNVVQTAKENSFTVSVYDAHNSTIIASGVKVSSNLLVGVIHPNVDVEFDPMANIRAEWNEQTRAFSLIKQSQPYETILHLVDNSTIFQVGANEGEDVAVDIGNMSADALGVTRVIVTDRDAAARGITILDAAINKVSTQRAKIGAFQNALEHTVTNLTTTSTNLTDAESRIRDADISKEMLNFTRLQILSQSGTAMLAQANQMPQSVLSLLRG